Proteins from a single region of Chlorocebus sabaeus isolate Y175 chromosome 7, mChlSab1.0.hap1, whole genome shotgun sequence:
- the LOC119618158 gene encoding all-trans-retinol dehydrogenase [NAD(+)] ADH1B translates to MSTAGKVIKCKAAVLWEVKKPFSIEDVEVAPPKAYEVRIKMVAVGICRTDDHVVSGNLVSPLPAILGHEAAGIVESVGEGVTTVKPGDKVIPLFTPQCGKCRVCKSPEGNYCVKNDLSNPRGTLQDGTRRFTCRGKPIHHFVGTSTFSQYTVVDESAVAKIDAASPLEKVCLIGCGFSTGYGSAVNVAKVTPGSTCAVFGLGGVGLSAVMGCKAAGAARIIAVDINKDKFAKAKELGATECINPQDYKKPIQEVLKEMTDGGVDFSFEVIGRLDTMMASLLCCHEACGTSVIVGVPPDSQNLSINPMLLLTGRTWKGAVYGGFKSREGIPKLVADFMAKKFSLDALITHVLPFEKINEGFDLLRSGKSIRTVLTF, encoded by the exons ATGAGCACAGCAGGAAAA GTCATCAAATGCAAAGCAGCTGTGCTATGGGAGGTAAAGAAACCCTTTTCCATtgaggatgtggaggttgcaccTCCTAAGGCTTATGAAGTTCGCATTAAG ATGGTGGCTGTAGGAATCTGTCGCACAGATGACCACGTGGTTAGTGGCAACCTGGTGAGCCCCCTTCCTGCGATTTTAGGCCATGAGGCAGCCGGCATCGTGGAGAGTGTTGGAGAAGGAGTGACTACAGTCAAACCAG GTGATAAAGTCATCCCGCTCTTTACTCCTCAGTGTGGAAAATGCAGAGTTTGTAAAAGCCCAGAAGGCAACTACTGTGTGAAAAATGA TCTGAGCAATCCTCGGGGGACCCTGCAGGATGGCACCAGGAGATTCACCTGCAGGGGGAAGCCCATTCACCACTTCGTTGGCACCAGCACCTTCTCCCAGTACACGGTGGTGGatgagagtgcagtggccaaaaTTGATGCAGCCTCGCCCCTGGAGAAAGTCTGCCTCATTGGCTGTGGATTTTCGACTGGTTATGGGTCTGCAGTCAATGTTGCCAAG gTCACCCCAGGCTCTACCTGTGCTGTGTTTGGCCTGGGAGGGGTCGGCCTATCTGCTGTTATGGGCTGTAAAGCAGCTGGAGCAGCCAGAATCATTGCGGTGGACATCAACAAGGACAAATTTGCAAAGGCCAAAGAGTTGGGTGCCACTGAATGCATCAACCCTCAAGACTACAAGAAACCCATCCAGGAGGTGCTAAAGGAAATGACTGATGGAGGTGTGGATTTTTCGTTTGAAGTCATCGGTCGGCTTGACACCATG ATGGCTTCCCTGTTATGTTGTCATGAGGCATGTGGCACAAGCGTCATCGTAGGGGTGCCTCCTGATTCCCAGAACCTCTCAATAAACCCTATGCTGCTACTGACTGGACGCACCTGGAAGGGGGCTGTTTATGGTG GCTTTAAGAGTAGAGAAGGTATCCCAAAACTTGTGGCTGATTTTATGGCTAAGAAGTTTTCACTGGACGCATTAATAACCCATGTTTtaccttttgaaaaaataaatgaaggctTTGACCTGCTTCGCTCTGGGAAAAG TATCCGTACCGTCCTGACGTTTTGA